A genomic window from Dechloromonas sp. A34 includes:
- a CDS encoding 3-hydroxyacyl-CoA dehydrogenase NAD-binding domain-containing protein, with the protein MNLELQHWRLERDAAGVATATLDKAGESANSLSAKVFAEFGELLDQLDANPPQALIIRSGKATGFIAGADLNEYRSIEGAAMVNAQIRRGWDLFNRLAALPYPTLALVRGHCLGGGLELALACRYLLAVDEPGTRLGLPEVMLGIFPGWGGMLRLPQRVGPTAALDMMLTGKTIDAQRAKRLGLADACVPPRVMESAARQLVLSGQPRRPLPLMQRLLNGSLKSIVANGARKQVARKARPEHYPAPYAIIDIWAQHQGNALTAPALVDRIINSPTARNLVRVFFLQERLKGFGKESDFKAGRVHVIGAGVMGGDIAAWCALRGMTVTLQDQGLERIAPALQRAQQLFAKRLRDPLKARAAFDRLIPDVNGDGVAHADVVIEAIFENLEAKHALLRGLEPKLKPGALLATNTSSLRLEDLRTVLNQPERLVGIHFFNPVAMMPLVEVVEADGADRACVQVACAFVRQIDKLPLPVRSAPGFLVNAVLAPYMLEAMRAVDEGVAPETVDEAMLAFGMPMGPIELIDTVGLDIAMAAGKELAGGSEAPCCLLSRVEKGQLGKKSGQGFYGWSEGKAGKGAPGSIPPGLAERLVKPLVDRVEQLVADGMVADADLADAGVIFGTGFAPFTGGPLNFRSRQ; encoded by the coding sequence ATGAATCTCGAACTGCAACACTGGCGCCTCGAGCGCGATGCCGCCGGCGTCGCCACCGCCACCCTGGACAAGGCCGGCGAATCCGCCAACTCGCTCTCGGCGAAAGTGTTCGCCGAATTCGGTGAACTGCTCGATCAGCTTGATGCCAATCCGCCGCAGGCTTTGATTATCCGCTCGGGCAAGGCGACCGGTTTCATCGCCGGTGCCGACCTCAACGAATACCGCTCGATCGAGGGCGCGGCGATGGTCAATGCCCAGATCCGCCGTGGCTGGGACTTGTTCAACCGCCTGGCGGCGCTGCCCTATCCGACGCTGGCCCTGGTTCGTGGCCACTGCCTGGGTGGCGGCCTGGAACTGGCGCTGGCCTGCCGTTACCTGCTGGCGGTCGATGAGCCGGGCACCCGCCTCGGCCTGCCGGAAGTGATGCTCGGCATCTTTCCGGGCTGGGGCGGCATGTTGCGGCTGCCGCAACGGGTCGGCCCGACGGCGGCGCTGGACATGATGTTGACCGGCAAGACGATCGACGCCCAACGCGCCAAACGCCTGGGGCTGGCCGACGCCTGTGTGCCGCCGCGGGTCATGGAATCCGCCGCCCGGCAACTGGTGCTCTCCGGCCAGCCGCGCCGGCCATTGCCGCTGATGCAACGCCTGCTCAACGGCTCACTGAAAAGCATCGTCGCCAACGGTGCCCGCAAGCAGGTTGCCCGCAAGGCGCGGCCGGAGCATTACCCGGCGCCTTACGCGATCATCGATATATGGGCGCAGCACCAAGGCAATGCGCTGACCGCGCCGGCCCTGGTCGATCGCATCATCAACTCGCCGACCGCGCGCAACCTGGTCCGCGTCTTCTTCCTGCAGGAGCGTCTGAAGGGCTTTGGCAAGGAATCGGATTTCAAGGCCGGGCGCGTCCACGTCATTGGTGCCGGCGTGATGGGTGGCGACATCGCCGCCTGGTGCGCACTGCGCGGCATGACGGTGACGCTGCAGGATCAAGGCCTGGAGCGCATCGCCCCGGCCTTGCAGCGGGCGCAGCAGTTGTTTGCGAAGCGTCTGCGCGACCCGCTCAAGGCGCGGGCGGCCTTCGATCGGCTGATTCCGGATGTGAACGGCGATGGCGTGGCGCATGCCGATGTCGTCATCGAGGCCATTTTTGAAAACCTCGAAGCCAAGCACGCGCTGTTGCGCGGCCTTGAGCCGAAGCTGAAGCCGGGGGCGCTACTGGCGACCAATACCTCCAGCCTGCGCCTCGAGGACTTGCGTACGGTACTGAACCAGCCCGAGCGCTTGGTCGGCATTCATTTCTTCAACCCGGTGGCCATGATGCCGCTGGTCGAGGTGGTCGAGGCCGATGGGGCCGACCGGGCCTGCGTGCAGGTGGCCTGCGCCTTCGTCCGCCAGATCGACAAGCTGCCGCTGCCGGTGAGGAGCGCCCCGGGCTTTCTGGTCAATGCCGTGCTGGCGCCTTACATGCTGGAAGCCATGCGGGCGGTCGACGAGGGTGTTGCCCCCGAAACCGTCGACGAGGCAATGCTCGCCTTCGGCATGCCGATGGGGCCGATCGAACTGATCGATACAGTTGGCCTCGATATCGCCATGGCGGCCGGCAAGGAACTGGCCGGCGGCTCCGAAGCGCCGTGCTGCCTGCTGTCCCGCGTCGAAAAAGGCCAGTTGGGCAAGAAATCGGGGCAGGGCTTTTATGGCTGGTCGGAAGGCAAGGCCGGTAAGGGCGCGCCGGGATCAATTCCCCCGGGGCTGGCTGAGCGCCTGGTCAAGCCGCTGGTCGATCGGGTTGAGCAACTGGTTGCCGATGGCATGGTGGCCGATGCCGATCTGGCAGATGCCGGTGTAATATTTGGCACCGGCTTTGCCCCATTTACCGGAGGGCCGCTCAACTTTCGTAGCAGGCAATAA
- a CDS encoding OmpP1/FadL family transporter: MQKIITPRLIPALIAVAFSGSAAAAGFQLLGEQNASGLGNAGAGSAAVAENASTIFYNPAGMTQLQGLQVSGGIVAVKTNFEFSNSGSVSPGLTGDGGNGGALGFIPNAYLSWGVAKDVYVGLGIGAPFGLKTDYDDSWIGAAQSRSFEIKTVNLNPSVAWRANEWLSVGAGLNWQRIDAKYVRTAAVSANPGATTCTLPFGAGCLTTATLKLDDSAWGWNVGGLLTLAPQTKVGFSYRSKVKYETSGDVSVSGPAATPTSSGGANAKITLPDTFILSVSQGIGDRVEVLGDISWTGWSSIPKVDIYRSSGTLLQTLDTDFRDTWRFAVGANYKLNDSIKLKAGIAYDQTPVKDAEHRLVSLPDNDRTWFSLGLQWKSAKNITVDLGGAYLYVKDADINNDQRPARGLVKGTYSDSAWLLGTQVSMSF; this comes from the coding sequence ATGCAAAAAATCATCACCCCGCGCCTGATTCCGGCGCTGATTGCGGTTGCTTTTTCCGGGAGTGCGGCGGCTGCCGGCTTCCAGTTGCTGGGAGAGCAGAATGCCAGTGGCCTCGGCAACGCCGGCGCCGGCTCCGCCGCTGTCGCAGAAAATGCCAGCACGATCTTCTATAACCCGGCCGGGATGACCCAGTTGCAAGGGCTTCAGGTTTCCGGCGGCATCGTCGCGGTCAAGACCAACTTCGAATTCTCGAACAGCGGCTCGGTGAGTCCCGGATTGACCGGTGACGGCGGTAATGGTGGCGCGCTGGGTTTTATTCCCAATGCCTACCTTTCGTGGGGCGTGGCGAAGGATGTCTATGTCGGTCTCGGAATTGGTGCGCCATTCGGCCTGAAAACCGACTATGACGACTCCTGGATCGGTGCCGCGCAGTCGCGCAGTTTCGAAATCAAGACGGTTAACCTGAATCCTTCGGTGGCGTGGCGCGCCAATGAGTGGTTGTCCGTGGGGGCAGGTTTGAACTGGCAAAGGATCGACGCCAAATATGTGCGGACCGCCGCAGTGTCGGCCAATCCGGGTGCGACCACCTGTACGCTGCCTTTTGGCGCCGGCTGTTTAACCACGGCGACCCTGAAGCTCGATGATTCGGCCTGGGGATGGAATGTCGGCGGCCTGCTGACGCTTGCACCGCAAACCAAAGTCGGCTTTTCATACCGTTCCAAGGTGAAATACGAAACCAGTGGCGACGTGTCGGTTTCCGGACCGGCTGCGACGCCCACGTCTTCCGGCGGGGCTAACGCCAAGATTACCTTGCCGGATACGTTCATTCTGAGCGTTTCGCAAGGCATCGGCGACCGTGTGGAAGTGCTTGGCGACATCTCCTGGACGGGGTGGAGCAGCATTCCGAAGGTCGATATCTATCGTAGTTCCGGCACGCTGCTGCAAACCCTCGATACCGATTTCCGCGATACCTGGCGATTCGCAGTCGGTGCGAATTACAAGCTGAACGATTCGATCAAGCTCAAGGCGGGGATCGCCTATGACCAGACGCCGGTCAAGGATGCCGAGCATCGCCTGGTTTCCCTCCCGGACAACGATCGCACCTGGTTCAGCCTCGGCCTGCAGTGGAAGTCGGCGAAAAACATCACAGTGGACCTGGGTGGCGCCTATCTCTATGTTAAGGATGCAGATATCAACAATGACCAGCGCCCGGCCCGTGGCCTGGTTAAGGGGACTTACAGCGACAGCGCCTGGCTGTTGGGTACGCAAGTCTCGATGTCCTTCTAA